The Pseudomonas chlororaphis subsp. piscium genome contains the following window.
TGTTCGTACCTGCTGATCGGTTTCTACTACAGCAACCGCAACAACGGTAACGCCGCACTCAAGGCCTTCATCGTCACCCGCATCGGCGACGTGTTCATGGCCATCGGCCTGTTCATCCTGTTCCAGCAGCTGGGTACCCTGAACATCCAGCAACTGCTGGTCGCAGCACCTGCGAAGTTCCAGGCCGGCGACTTCTGGATCGTCCTGGCGACCCTGATGCTGCTGGGTGGCGCGGTCGGTAAATCCGCCCAGCTGCCGCTGCAGACCTGGCTGGCGGACGCGATGGCCGGTCCTACCCCGGTTTCGGCACTGATCCACGCCGCAACCATGGTGACCGCCGGCGTCTACCTGATCGCCCGTACCCACGGCCTGTTCGCCCTGGCGCCGGACATCCTGCACCTGGTGGGCGTCGTCGGTGGCGTGACCCTGGTCCTGGCCGGCTTCGCCGCGCTGGTACAGACCGACATCAAGCGGATCCTCGCCTACTCGACCATGAGCCAGATCGGCTACATGTTCCTGGCCCTGGGCGTTGGCGCCTGGGACGGCGCAATCTTCCACCTGATGACCCACGCCTTCTTCAAGGCCCTGCTGTTCCTTGCCTCCGGTGCGGTGATCGTTGCCTGCCACCACGAGCAGAACATCTTCAAGATGGGCGGCCTGTGGAAGAAACTGCCGCTGGCCTACGCCAGCTTCATCGTTGGCGGCGCGGCCCTGGCGGCCCTGCCACTGGTCACCGCCGGTTTCTACTCCAAGGACGAGATCCTCTGGGAAGCCTTCGCCAGCGGTAACCACGGCCTGCTGTATGCCGGTCTGGTGGGGGCCTTCATGACCTCGCTGTACACCTTCCGCCTGATCTTCATCACCTTCCACGGTGAAGCCAAGACCGAAGCCCACGCCGGCCACGGCATCAGCCACTGGCTGCCGCTGTCAGTGCTGATCGTTCTGTCGACCGCCGTCGGCGCGATGATCACTCCACCGCTGCACGGTGTGCTGCCACTC
Protein-coding sequences here:
- the nuoL gene encoding NADH-quinone oxidoreductase subunit L, whose translation is MNLLYLTFLFPLIGFLLLAFSRGRLSENLSALIGVGSVGLSAIVAAYVIWQFNVAPPEGGHYTQVLWQWMTVGDFKPTFALYLDGLSVTMLGVVVGVGFLIHLFASWYMRGEDGYSRFFAYTNLFIASMLFLVLGDDLLFLYFGWEGVGLCSYLLIGFYYSNRNNGNAALKAFIVTRIGDVFMAIGLFILFQQLGTLNIQQLLVAAPAKFQAGDFWIVLATLMLLGGAVGKSAQLPLQTWLADAMAGPTPVSALIHAATMVTAGVYLIARTHGLFALAPDILHLVGVVGGVTLVLAGFAALVQTDIKRILAYSTMSQIGYMFLALGVGAWDGAIFHLMTHAFFKALLFLASGAVIVACHHEQNIFKMGGLWKKLPLAYASFIVGGAALAALPLVTAGFYSKDEILWEAFASGNHGLLYAGLVGAFMTSLYTFRLIFITFHGEAKTEAHAGHGISHWLPLSVLIVLSTAVGAMITPPLHGVLPLSVGHAGGEAKHSLELASGAIAIAGILLAALLFLGKRRFVTAIANSGIGRILSAWWFAAWGFDWIYDKLFVKPYLAISHVLRKDPLDQTIGLIPRLAKGGHNSLSRTETGQLRWYAASMAAGAVLVIGAVVLVAV